A genomic region of Zalophus californianus isolate mZalCal1 chromosome 1, mZalCal1.pri.v2, whole genome shotgun sequence contains the following coding sequences:
- the TKT gene encoding transketolase isoform X1, which produces MEGYHKPDQQKLQALKDMANRLRISSIQATTAAGSGHPTSCCSAAEIMAVLFFHTMRYKPQEPRNPHNDRFVLSKGHAAPILYAVWAEAGFLPEEELLNLRKITSDLDGHPVPKQAFTDVATGSLGQGLGAACGMAYTGKYFDKASYRVYCMLGDGELSEGSVWEAMAFASIYKLDNLIAILDINRLGQSDPTPLQHQVDVYQKRCEAFGWHTVIVDGHSVEELCKAFGQAKHQPTAIIAKTFKGRGIPGIEDKEAWHGKPLPKNMADQIVQEIYNQIQSKKKILVTPPQEDAPSVNITNIRMPSPPSYKVGEKVATRKAYGQALAKLGRAHDRIIALDGDTKNSTFSEIFRKEHPDRFIECYIAEQNMVSVAVGCATRNRTVPFCSAFGAFFTRTFDQIRMAAISESNINFCGSHCGVSIGEDGPSQMALEDLAMFRSIPTATVFYPSDGVSTEKAVELAANTKGICFIRTSRPENAIIYNNNEDFQIKQAKVVLKSKDDQVTVIGAGVTLHEALAAADLLKKEKINIRVLDPFTIKPLDRNLILESARATKGRILTVEDHYYEGGIGEAVCSAVVGEPGITVSRLAVGEVPRSGKPAELLKMFGIDRDAITQAVRDLVAKA; this is translated from the exons CCACCCCACGTCATGCTGCAGTGCCGCGGAGATCATGGCTGTTCTCTTTTTCCACACCATGCGCTACAAGCCTCAGGAGCCCCGGAACCCTCACAACGACCGCTTTGTGCTCTCCAAG GGCCACGCGGCTCCCATCCTGTACGCTGTCTGGGCCGAGGCCGGCTTCCTGCCTGAGGAGGAGCTGCTGAACCTGAGGAAGATCACCTCTGACTTGGACGGGCACCCCGTCCCG AAACAAGCCTTCACCGACGTGGCCACTGGCTCCCTGGGCCAGGGCCTTGGGGCTGCTTGTGGGATGGCCTACACGGGCAAATACTTCGACAAAGCCAG CTACCGCGTCTACTGCATGCTGGGAGATGGGGAGCTGTCCGAGGGCTCCGTGTGGGAGGCCATGGCCTTCGCCAGCATCTACAAGCTGGACAACCTGATTGCCATTCTTGACATCAACCGCCTGGGCCAGAGCGACCCCACCCCCCTGCAACACCAGGTGGACGTCTACCAGAAGCGTTGCGAGGCCTTCGG CTGGCACACCGTCATCGTGGACGGACACAGCGTGGAGGAACTGTGCAAGGCCTTCGGCCAGGCCAAGCACCAGCCGACGGCCATCATTGCCAAGACCTTCAAGGGCCGGGGGATCCCAG GGATAGAGGATAAGGAGGCTTGGCATGGGAAGCCCCTCCCCAAAAACATGGCTGATCAGATTGTCCAGGAAATCTACAACCAGATCCAGAGCAAAAAGAAGATCCTCGTGACTCCCCCGCAAGAAGATGCCCCTTCAGTGAACATCACCAATATCCGCATGCCCAGCCCACCCAGCTACAAAGTTGGGGAGAAG GTAGCCACCCGCAAGGCCTATGGACAGGCCCTGGCCAAGCTGGGCCGTGCCCACGACCGCATCATCGCCCTCGATGGGGACACCAAGAATTCCACCTTCTCAGAGATCTTCAGAAAGGAGCACCCAGACCGCTTCATTGAGTGCTACATTGCTGAGCAGAACATG GTCAGTGTCGCGGTGGGCTGTGCCACACGCAATAGGACGGTGCCCTTCTGCAGCGCTTTTGGGGCCTTCTTCACACGGACCTTCGATCAGATTCGCATGGCGGCCATCTCTGAGAGCAACATCAACTTCTGTGGTTCGCACTGCGGTGTGTCCATCG GGGAAGATGGGCCCTCTCAGATGGCTCTGGAAGATCTGGCCATGTTTCGGTCAATCCCCACTGCAACGGTCTTTTACCCAAGTGACGGGGTGTCTACAGAGAAGGCGGTGGAATTAGCAGCCAATACAAAG GGCATCTGCTTCATCCGGACCAGCCGCCCAGAAAACGCCATCATCTATAACAACAATGAGGACTTCCAAATCAAGCAAGCCAAG GTGGTCCTGAAGAGCAAGGATGACCAGGTGACTGTGATTGGGGCCGGAGTGACCCTGCACGAGGCCTTGGCTGCTGCCGACCTGCTGAAGAAAG AGAAGATCAACATTCGTGTGTTGGACCCGTTCACCATCAAGCCCCTGGACAGGAATCTCATCCTTGAAAGCGCCCGTGCTACCAAGGGCAGGATCCTCACCGTGGAGGACCATTACTATGAAG GTGGCATAGGCGAGGCAGTGTGCTCTGCCGTAGTGGGCGAGCCTGGCATCACTGTCTCCCGCCTCGCTGTGGGCGAGGTACCAAGGAGCGGGAAGCCGGCCGAGCTGCTGAAGATGTTTGGCATTGACAGGGACGCCATCACACAGGCCGTGAGGGACCTTGTCGCCAAGGCCTag
- the TKT gene encoding transketolase isoform X2, which translates to MEGYHKPDQQKLQALKDMANRLRISSIQATTAAGSGHPTSCCSAAEIMAVLFFHTMRYKPQEPRNPHNDRFVLSKGHAAPILYAVWAEAGFLPEEELLNLRKITSDLDGHPVPKQAFTDVATGSLGQGLGAACGMAYTGKYFDKASYRVYCMLGDGELSEGSVWEAMAFASIYKLDNLIAILDINRLGQSDPTPLQHQVDVYQKRCEAFGWHTVIVDGHSVEELCKAFGQAKHQPTAIIAKTFKGRGIPGIEDKEAWHGKPLPKNMADQIVQEIYNQIQSKKKILVTPPQEDAPSVNITNIRMPSPPSYKVGEKVATRKAYGQALAKLGRAHDRIIALDGDTKNSTFSEIFRKEHPDRFIECYIAEQNMVSVAVGCATRNRTVPFCSAFGAFFTRTFDQIRMAAISESNINFCGSHCGVSIGEDGPSQMALEDLAMFRSIPTATVFYPSDGVSTEKAVELAANTKGICFIRTSRPENAIIYNNNEDFQIKQAKVVLKSKDDQVTVIGAGVTLHEALAAADLLKKGLELTTLRSRVGRLTD; encoded by the exons CCACCCCACGTCATGCTGCAGTGCCGCGGAGATCATGGCTGTTCTCTTTTTCCACACCATGCGCTACAAGCCTCAGGAGCCCCGGAACCCTCACAACGACCGCTTTGTGCTCTCCAAG GGCCACGCGGCTCCCATCCTGTACGCTGTCTGGGCCGAGGCCGGCTTCCTGCCTGAGGAGGAGCTGCTGAACCTGAGGAAGATCACCTCTGACTTGGACGGGCACCCCGTCCCG AAACAAGCCTTCACCGACGTGGCCACTGGCTCCCTGGGCCAGGGCCTTGGGGCTGCTTGTGGGATGGCCTACACGGGCAAATACTTCGACAAAGCCAG CTACCGCGTCTACTGCATGCTGGGAGATGGGGAGCTGTCCGAGGGCTCCGTGTGGGAGGCCATGGCCTTCGCCAGCATCTACAAGCTGGACAACCTGATTGCCATTCTTGACATCAACCGCCTGGGCCAGAGCGACCCCACCCCCCTGCAACACCAGGTGGACGTCTACCAGAAGCGTTGCGAGGCCTTCGG CTGGCACACCGTCATCGTGGACGGACACAGCGTGGAGGAACTGTGCAAGGCCTTCGGCCAGGCCAAGCACCAGCCGACGGCCATCATTGCCAAGACCTTCAAGGGCCGGGGGATCCCAG GGATAGAGGATAAGGAGGCTTGGCATGGGAAGCCCCTCCCCAAAAACATGGCTGATCAGATTGTCCAGGAAATCTACAACCAGATCCAGAGCAAAAAGAAGATCCTCGTGACTCCCCCGCAAGAAGATGCCCCTTCAGTGAACATCACCAATATCCGCATGCCCAGCCCACCCAGCTACAAAGTTGGGGAGAAG GTAGCCACCCGCAAGGCCTATGGACAGGCCCTGGCCAAGCTGGGCCGTGCCCACGACCGCATCATCGCCCTCGATGGGGACACCAAGAATTCCACCTTCTCAGAGATCTTCAGAAAGGAGCACCCAGACCGCTTCATTGAGTGCTACATTGCTGAGCAGAACATG GTCAGTGTCGCGGTGGGCTGTGCCACACGCAATAGGACGGTGCCCTTCTGCAGCGCTTTTGGGGCCTTCTTCACACGGACCTTCGATCAGATTCGCATGGCGGCCATCTCTGAGAGCAACATCAACTTCTGTGGTTCGCACTGCGGTGTGTCCATCG GGGAAGATGGGCCCTCTCAGATGGCTCTGGAAGATCTGGCCATGTTTCGGTCAATCCCCACTGCAACGGTCTTTTACCCAAGTGACGGGGTGTCTACAGAGAAGGCGGTGGAATTAGCAGCCAATACAAAG GGCATCTGCTTCATCCGGACCAGCCGCCCAGAAAACGCCATCATCTATAACAACAATGAGGACTTCCAAATCAAGCAAGCCAAG GTGGTCCTGAAGAGCAAGGATGACCAGGTGACTGTGATTGGGGCCGGAGTGACCCTGCACGAGGCCTTGGCTGCTGCCGACCTGCTGAAGAAAG ggcttgaactcacgactctgcgatcaagagttggacgcttaactgactga